In Streptomyces sp. NBC_01426, one genomic interval encodes:
- a CDS encoding HGxxPAAW family protein, which yields MAGTSHGHTPAAWTGVIIAFIGFCVSGAFMVLANPLGFYAGLVVVVLGGVVGMAMKAAGMGAPKAAHKDLAEVIAASKVPAGV from the coding sequence ATGGCGGGCACGAGCCACGGACACACCCCGGCCGCCTGGACCGGTGTCATCATCGCCTTCATCGGTTTCTGCGTCTCCGGCGCCTTCATGGTGCTCGCGAACCCGCTCGGGTTCTACGCCGGCCTGGTCGTCGTCGTCCTCGGCGGTGTCGTCGGAATGGCGATGAAGGCCGCCGGCATGGGCGCTCCGAAGGCCGCCCACAAGGACCTCGCCGAGGTCATCGCCGCCTCCAAGGTCCCCGCGGGCGTCTGA